The genomic DNA GATTTTAACTCAAAAATTTTGGACAGTGAAAAATAGTTATTAGGTTTTTTTATCAAAAAATCATAAGATTTATCATAAACTTTACTTACATACTTTTCATATTCAATTTGGTTAATAACACTATCATTTAGTTTGTTATAAGCATTTCTTCTTTCACTATAATAAAATTCCATTTCTTCATCATATTCAATCGCAATTTTATTTATTAATCGTCCTTTAATATTTTTATTTTGTTCTCTACCGTATTTTATTATACTTAAAGTATCTGACTTTAAATTAATAACGCCTTTTTCTAACCAAAGCATTATAAAAATTTCACTATTTTCTATAGCAATAGCAGCTTCAGCAGGGTAATTTAATTTACCAGTAAATGAAAATTTATTATTAAATACAAAAGTAGTATCAAGTACTTTTTTTGTGTCATAATTAAATAAATAAACTTCGAGGCTATCTTTTAATCCATTGATTTCTGCATTAATAATAAAACGATTATTATTTTTATTACACGAAATAAAAACTATAAAAACTAATAAAATAAATATTTTCTTCATAATAAAATGGTATTTGAAAAAGCCCAATAATGAATTATTGGACTTCGAAATTTAGTTATGGGTTAGTAGCTGCTATACATTTGTGAAACCATTGACTCCCAGATGCAGTCCCTGAACATTTATCAGATGCACATTGAGTGTTTTTGTTACAATAACAACCTAGTGGTAGATCTCCAACTCCTGCATCTCTACATGGACCAGCCATCGCTCCACCAAAAACTTCTTTTTGTTCAGCTCTACTTAAGGCTTTACCAATGTTTAAAATTTGTTTTTTTATAATAATAAATTAAAAAAAATATATTTGCCGTGAACATTTAGAGACACTCACAGTATGTGTCTATTCTTCGCGAGAGAATGTAAGTTAATTGTTAGTAATATATTTTATTTTAGCCTCAAACTTTTTATCAGAAGGTTTTGGTGCATTGTCAGATATTAAAATACCGTTCTTATCAAATAATATATATCTTGGAATTGTTTTCAATTTTAATTCACCATAAAAACTTGCTTGTGGGTAATTGAGAGCTAGGTAATTGTTTTTAGATAATAAATTTTCATCTTTATTTGCCTTGAGCCATTTGTTTTTATCTGTATCAATTGAAATATAAATAAATTCTATATTTTCATCTTTTAATCGATTTTGTAATATTTTTGAACTCGGCATTTCTAATCTGCAAGGAGCACACCAACTAGCCCAAAAATCAATGTAAAGTAATTTTCCTTTATTTTTTCTAAGAACTTCACTTAAAGATATTATTTCACCATTAACATCCATAAAATGTACACTTTTTATATCTTTTTTTAGATTAATATAATCAAGCAGATAATCAGATTTCATTTCATTAATTAAAATAGAATCATTCGTTATTTTTTGAAATTTAAATAAATATTTTTCTAAATCTTGAGATGGAAAATTTTCAGCGATTTCTTTTAAATTATGGTAAAGTATATATTTATCTGTCAAACTAATTATAGTTTTTTTTCTTGCTAATGAATCGTAAATTGCTCTGTTATCAACTCTCCATCCATTGCTTGTTTTTACTGTTTTTGTACCATATTTTTCTTTGTAATATTTTTCAATATTATCTCTGTAAGTATTTAATACTAAAAGCGAATCATTATTGATTAGGACATTATCATTATTGATTATTTTTTTTTCGAAAACAAGTTTATTTTTCAAATAATAGTAATATTTACTATCGAGACTGTTTTTATTATTATTTAAAAAATTTATTTTTTTTTCTAAATTATTATTCAATGAAAGCTTATATTTCATTTCTTCATCTTCATTTCTAAAGTGGTCATTTCTTAAAAAAAAATCCATTGAACTTTGAAGCACTTTGTTTTTTAAATTATATTGTGTTTCAATATTTTGTGTGTTTTCACTGTTTATCTCTACAAAAGGGGCATCATCGTTATATTTGAATATGATAGTATCACCTGTTTTTAAATAATATGAAGAGTTGTAATAATAATGATATTTATGATTGATTATAATATTATTTTTTGTTTTTAATATTATTGTATCCATTTTTAAAAAATTTTTCGGAAAAATTTTTTTCTCTTGAAAGTTACCTTCTTCAATATAAGTCAAAGCTGGATTAACGTTATAAGATGCCATAATACCATTAATTTTAAGTGTATCTTTTTCAAAAGTTCTTTCTTCAAAAATTAATACAACGTCTTCACTTTTAATTTTTTTCTTAAGATTTTTTTCACAAGAGATAAATAATATAGTAGACAGAAATACTAGTGTTATAAAAAATTGTTTCATTTAGTAGTTGTAATAAATATTAATTTAGCCAGCTAGCAGTAGAGCAACCCTCGCAACACCATTGTACACTATCTCCAGTTTCCATAGCTAATTTTACTCTATCAATTCTACCTCTAGACAAACCAGTCCATACTGCTCCATTGATTCTCACTGCACAAGTACCTCCTTGAGATAAACCTCCAAAGACTTGTTTTTGCTCAACCTTACTTAAAGCCTTACCAATGTTTAAAATTTGTTTTTTCATAATAAATAAATTAAAAAAAAATATATTTGCCGTGAACATTTAGAGACACTCACAGTATGTGTCTATTCTTCGCGAGAGAATTTTGTTTAAGACCCAAAGCTTTTTTTGCTTTGGGTTTTTATTTTTTAATTAGTTTCTATCAAATCTTCAATAAAAAATAATAATTCAGATTTTTCATATTGCTTAGGGTATGCTTTTCCATTAATTAAAAGTTCAGGAGTAAAATTGATGTTATTTTCAATACACCAATTCCACCCCCTTTTTAAAATTTCTATTTGAACCTCTTTCTCATTGCACTTTTCCCATTTTTTTAACCATAGATTTGTTTCCATTCCTTTATAAATATCCTTCATTGCTTTTAAGCAAACCTGCTTTCCTTCATTTTTATAAATTTCTAAAATTCTGGTTGTTACTGTAACTCCATCATTTTCTATGTTTTCAGTATTCATATAAAAGCGTATAATTATTTTAACTTCATTCTCATATTTTAAAAGTATGTTTTCTATGACCTCATGCACTGGTCTACAATGTCCACAAAACGGATTTGTAATTACGACGATTTCAAGATTAGCATTCAAATTACCAAATACTACTTCGTTGGTAACTTCAATGGCTGTTTCTAAAGGTTTAGATTTATTTAGCATCGTATGAAAAACATCAAAATTTCTTTGAAATTTAAAAGCCTTAATTTTATCTTTTCTCAAAGTGTTTACTTCAAACAATATTGGTTTAAGGAAACTCCAAAAAAGAAAAGTTAAGGTGGCTATTATTAAAAAAGTAAAAACTTCATTCAATCCAATTTTATAAAAATTATTGCTTTCCAATAAAATAAAGAATGATTGAATCCACAAAACACCCACAATAGTTAAGCAAAGCAAACACCATTTTTTTAAAATGAAATATTGGTAATAAAT from Polaribacter sp. ALD11 includes the following:
- a CDS encoding TlpA disulfide reductase family protein; amino-acid sequence: MKKIFILLVFIVFISCNKNNNRFIINAEINGLKDSLEVYLFNYDTKKVLDTTFVFNNKFSFTGKLNYPAEAAIAIENSEIFIMLWLEKGVINLKSDTLSIIKYGREQNKNIKGRLINKIAIEYDEEMEFYYSERRNAYNKLNDSVINQIEYEKYVSKVYDKSYDFLIKKPNNYFSLSKIFELKSVLSKKQLKEYYKFLDRDLIQSPRGKALKKFLARKSLKLRDKYINITGRSLNDEIVNLSDYDKKIILLDFWAGWCAPCIEKIKKNYHVIREKYKNKNFEIVSFSLDHQKSVWKKMSQELEIGWPNFSNLKGFGNNPVQIDYEIYEIPTSFIINEDGIIIRKLEYGDNIQVELEKIFSREE
- a CDS encoding TlpA disulfide reductase family protein encodes the protein MKQFFITLVFLSTILFISCEKNLKKKIKSEDVVLIFEERTFEKDTLKINGIMASYNVNPALTYIEEGNFQEKKIFPKNFLKMDTIILKTKNNIIINHKYHYYYNSSYYLKTGDTIIFKYNDDAPFVEINSENTQNIETQYNLKNKVLQSSMDFFLRNDHFRNEDEEMKYKLSLNNNLEKKINFLNNNKNSLDSKYYYYLKNKLVFEKKIINNDNVLINNDSLLVLNTYRDNIEKYYKEKYGTKTVKTSNGWRVDNRAIYDSLARKKTIISLTDKYILYHNLKEIAENFPSQDLEKYLFKFQKITNDSILINEMKSDYLLDYINLKKDIKSVHFMDVNGEIISLSEVLRKNKGKLLYIDFWASWCAPCRLEMPSSKILQNRLKDENIEFIYISIDTDKNKWLKANKDENLLSKNNYLALNYPQASFYGELKLKTIPRYILFDKNGILISDNAPKPSDKKFEAKIKYITNN
- a CDS encoding vitamin K epoxide reductase family protein, which encodes MKNQLTEIISKLLSLNKISFDRKELFFQVQSHPSYPSLHAITGVLDHFNIENVAADVPVSIETLKQLPDCFIAQIIDDNGKEIVTVEKGKSNYTVIKGARKKEKLSTSQFIKKFTGIIVAVEKPEHKEVTTHLNLLNNNFLLIGLAIALVLFLFNLEVSLPNIFYFLLSLIGIFISIAIIKQELGLETAIGNAFCSGGTEKKDCDAVLTSKGAELLKGYKLSDFSLLYFIILSFLTLVQIQNPNTSFIISVIALPITIYSIYYQYFILKKWCLLCLTIVGVLWIQSFFILLESNNFYKIGLNEVFTFLIIATLTFLFWSFLKPILFEVNTLRKDKIKAFKFQRNFDVFHTMLNKSKPLETAIEVTNEVVFGNLNANLEIVVITNPFCGHCRPVHEVIENILLKYENEVKIIIRFYMNTENIENDGVTVTTRILEIYKNEGKQVCLKAMKDIYKGMETNLWLKKWEKCNEKEVQIEILKRGWNWCIENNINFTPELLINGKAYPKQYEKSELLFFIEDLIETN